actttagatatatatatataaaaaaaaaaaattacggtgaaataaataaatattatattaatactaACAAATAAATAACAAGACATGCCTCAAAAAAGAATTTGGtatatgattaaaatatttacgctaaaaaatcacattttttttgaattatccATATACTCCAAATATATGCTAGTTAAATAACACCAAGTTTATCATTTATCTCTTTGACCTCGCGAAGCAATTCCTAAAAAGATTGAGCATATAATGCAGGTGAAGATGGAAATACACCACTTATGTCTGACCAtcttaaaactgaaaattttAAGTCATcgaaataaatacaattaaaaaacaaatgagAGAGCGATTGCTCCAACCCACATTGATCGACAAATAGAGAAGACCATAAATTAACCAATTCACATATAACTAAATTGCCTTTTGTTGGTAAACGATTGAGTAAAAAAGTTTAAGCAAAGACCAACACCTTCGGCGAAACCACTTTATTCCACACAAGATCAAATTGCATGACTTCAGAATGTTGATTACCTTGAGACAATAAGCAATAAGCTTCTTTTACAAAATACTTGTCGCCTCTGAGATGTCTTCACAACCATATATCTAACATTTCATCTTGCAAGGAAAAGCTATGTAAAACATAAATACGGTCCAACAAAAGATCACATTTCTATTGAAACAAACTTCTCATTCACACCCAACTCCCACCCCCACCACCAACATCAACTCCCCTACTAAACATATCAATCACAATCACATTTTTATTTGTGGtcaaattaaacaaattacTATATTTAACATTTAACGTTTTCCTACAAATCCACATGTctctccaaaataaaatatcgtATTCGTCTCCTACTAGGAGTGAGAATAGGTCAGGTCAAGCCAAACTTTTGAAAGGTTTGAGTctgacctacgattaattttttaggcctaagtctggtCTACAACCTATGATAGACTTTTTATTCGGGCTGACCTGACCtgacttttttaaaagtctggtctggtCTGGTCTGGTCTGGTCTGgtctggcctggaagcctatttaaaagtcttattcacattaaaacatttaaatattctactcataccacattaaaacatctatatatattaaacaaaaaataatttttaaaaaatttgaaaaaaaaaatatcgtttaaaccctaaaaaaaaattttaattcaaagaataaattttttttctgaaacaaacacacttattattatctgtcaaacaaatatggaacgactactgagtgattgactaattgaatgactaccaaatatagaACAACTACTAAATATGGaaggctaccgaatatggaataactactgagtgattgcctaatagatagaatttaaaataggaaatattattattaatataataataaaaagataacattaataaataataaaatatatataggccgatctgtcagacctaataggcttttttataagcttgagtctgacctatttaaataaataggttcTAAAAGTAGCATGGgtctaacatttttattaaataggtcagaccataaATAGATCAGGTCATAGGCCCTGACgaacggcctagcctattctcatccTTATGACTCTCACCATCCTAAAaagattattattaaataaattgactCCTTTCAACTCCTTCTTTAATCAATTAAatgtttgttttaaagaatatttaacaaaaaagataagtaataaatttttttttgctgaatttaaagaaaaataataataatttatactttatattcattttggaaaaaaaaaataatggatAACTCTTTTATAACGATTCAatattcttaaattattttcaagaaAAGTACTATTTAGTATAAAGaattattagaagaaaaagaataatgtatgaaaattagaattttaatcaatcaaatttaaaaaaaaaaaatacataaaaacagCGAGTGgttgttatttaaaaatgttagaTGATAAAACATAACTATATAAAATTCTTatgtttttcttaattttcttcCATAACAATAAGTATTTACTGTCTTTTAatgataaaagaaattaaagggaaaattaattaattaattaattaatcaatatcCCTAGATTTTTTTTACGTAATCCctataatattgtttaaaaagatataaaaaatggCATCAAAATCAAGTTcccaatattgtttttattctagtcaattccATTATTTCACACTCAACACAACTTGTGATCACATTCACATGGGCTCTTTGTTCCTATCCCTATATCCTCAAGGAATGTTGATGTTGATGCCCATtcataaacaaatcaaataataatttaatcatttatcaaaaaactaaaaattattttatctattataGTGGTTTGGTTTCACGTGAATCATATCATTCTCATCACATTCTTAAACAATATTCACCGCAAAATTATGATATGTTTAGAAAAAtgcaatttcatatttaaatttacatTTGCATTGTATTTAAGTTGTAGTTTAattgacaaaatataataaaattatgttgtatattatattttagatttgaatttaataatttcacatttatatgtaaatttttgataataactatattattttattcataaataaaaatattacttttatattaaagttataatttgtaGTTTCATAAACTACAATTAATTTgcattgaaaataaattgaaatataaattcaaatacaaaacaaaagtAGAAATAGATAGACATCAATTTTTAccgtgaaatatatttttttaaatataaattaaatgtcaATCAATAAATTAccttatatttgattttttgtaaCAGTTGGAaccaatattaatatttttgactATATGTCAATTTATggtttattaatattaataataaaaaaaattattttctatagaCTAACAATATAAAGCttcttttgtaaataaatttaattaaatttattactttaaaaagtaaatcttaaaatattagtcctaattttcaatttataaaatgtgATTAAATGTATATGTAAAAAATGTTAGGCTAATAATAGATATaaattatatctatatataaaaaagttatactGTGATCCTATATTATAATCAAAGATTAAAAGGGTGTTTGTTAcgacttatttttaaaatcaattaataattatttttctatattttcatcatttgttataatttaaataaataaaaaaatcagaatttaaaataatctaaacattgtttcaaatgataaactattttaaatatattctcatcaaaattaattttaataactgattattaaaaaaataatttttatcacaataaacaaatacattataaattttgtttcctattaaaaaaatatttaataaataatctttaaattataaaatatccaAATCACTTTGTTTTATAACAAGTAACAAACAAATTCTACAATcaatttattacaaattataaaGAAAGTGATTTTGCTTTTCTATATAATTTGGaaacctttttaaaaaaagtaaaagctACTATGtatgtctttttttattttaaaaaatatatataaaaataatttttttgaaaatatattaaaaatagctTCTCATTTTCAGttatttataaactaattttatgttctcaattttttgaaaattttaacaaacaaataaaaaatttcaaaaaaaaaaacgtacTTTAAAGTGATTGAATAATTAATCCATATTTCAACATCATATACATTGGAAAAAAAGGTAAACACCAACATTAACCAAAgtagtatatataaaaaacttCCACAACCTAGTAAAATCCGAAGCTATATCCAAATCTCTAGGATCTAGAGAGACATGgcacaaaatgagaatgatgaTAGTGTAATTACTGAAAATGGTTTTGATGAATTTGGTCACAAAAATGATTATGATGAACAAAAAAAAGTTGAGCAAAATGGTAGTTTTGTTcataagaaagaagaagaagaagctgcTTCAGTTGAGAAAGTGTTTAAGCACTTATTGGTTCCATCATGGAGGAATCAATTAACTATAAGAGCTTTTGTGGTTAGTTTTTTTCTTAGTATATTGTTCAGTTTCATTGTGATGAAACTTAACCTCACAACTGGGATTATACCTTCACTCAATGTATCTGCTGGTCTTTTGGGTTTCTTCTTTGTGAAAACTTGGACTAAGTTTTTGGAGAAATCTGATATGTTGAAACAACCTTTTACAAGACAAGAGAATACTGTTATTCAGACTTGTGTTGTTGCTTCCTCTGGCATAGCCTTCAGTGGTAAAATTCCTTTTTTTACTTTCtcttttgtttatgattttggccttatttctattttttttttttgtcttgatTCTCCTGCTTATGTGAAAAAGTGTTCTGGTAATCTGAAGTTAAGGATTGTTTTAGTTATGATTTGGATTTGGAAACTCTATTGTTTTTATGAATCTGTTCATATTAGTatgactttttttcttttgtcttaATCCTACAGTTTATGGGGAAAGAGGTTCTGGTAATTTAGAGTTTGGTTGAGAGGTTATGAATTTTTTTGGTTTGGGTTCGAATTCGGGTACTCCTGATTGATTTGACCTTCACTAAATCTCTTTTGTCATTATGAATCTTTTCCTATTAgtgtgatattatttttttgtcttaagcTTTTGGTTTTTGGGAAAAGGGTTCTGGTAATTCGGAGTTTGGTCGGGAGGTTAGTAAAACCTGGAGAGCGATTGTTTTAGTTAGGGTTCGAATTTAGGTACTCCTGGTTGATTCGAACATTATTGATTAAGGATTGTTTCAGTTAAGGTTCGAATACAGGTATTCCTGATCAATTCGACCTTCACTGAAACTCTATTGTCTTTATGAAACTATCCCTATTACTATGATATATTTTTGTCTTAAGCCTCCGGTTTTCGGAGAAAGGGGTTCCAATAATCTGGAGTTGATAGTTTAATAAAGTCTGGTTAATGATTGTTTTTAGTTAGGCTTTGAATTTGGTGACTCCCGATTGATTTGACTTTCACCGAAACTTTGTGTTACTATGATATGATATTTGTAATGTTTTTTAAGTGGTTATTGTGATTTGTGACCCTTTTTTTAGTTTATGTGTTGAAATTTGATAGCCTGCTTCTTTGGTTTGAAATTGACAAGAAATAGTTAAGAATTTTTATActgttttttagattttactaCAGTGTGCTAATTTGTTAGGACAATGATTTGAGTTAAGAGGGGTTTATAGTGTTTAACTTCACTATTTTAATCTGATTCctcaaaaaaaatcataccaTTTTTTCACTGTTCTATCATTGTGTTTTTTATATGGTTAGTTAAATCtgaatataatcaaatttaaaccACATCAACAAGTCAATTAAGTACTACAGTGATTAATGTTTGTATTATGGTAAACAGTTAGATAATTTAACTCCCTCTGTTTGAATAAATTGAAGAAACTTTTCAGCCTAAAAAACTGTCACAATCTTTTGCTATCAACCTTTCACTGTCTGGAATATATAAACTTTGAAAGCTTCAAAGTCTTCAATTTTGTCCATACCTTTTGAAAGATACAGCTTTTTCTTTGCTGTCATGTTTAAACTTATTCCAAGAAGTTTGAAAAGTAAATAGGactgtatatgtatatataagtcAAAATTTTGGCAGAATTTAATTTTGCTAAAATATGAGTGAAGCAGGATTCAGGAAGCATAGAAGTCAAAGTATACTATAATACtatttaatactaataattaaaattactgttcatatatgtaattaaaatatagtttGACTTGTATGTAGAGAAGTCAATGAGACGGAGCGGAAAGTACTTCTTCGCTTCTGTTATGTGCATTCATCTGAATTTCCACAGATCTCTGCGGAGAGCTATTATAAGCACAGAAATTGTAACCGTAATCTTAACCGAGCATTATATGGTTATGGAGTTCGATAATGAACGTGCCGAATCCCTGGAAATAAGTGAAGAAATCTAATTTGAACTAgaaataatgataaatatatgGACTTATCAATGAATCTTCTTATAGTATTGTAAATTGATATCATTACATGCATATATGGGTATGACTCTGTGAAGTGAACCAATTGTTAATGAAGTTTTAATGTTATGTACATGTGAAAGGAAATCTAATCTTGTTATAATCTagaaacatttatttttgttgatatcATATCATCATTGTCctaatttgatgaagttttTTTGTTATTCACTTACTTGAACAGGAGGATTTGGGAGTTACCTCTTTGGAATGAGTGAACATGTTGCAAAGCAATCCTCAGACACTAGTGATTTTAAAGACCCCAAATTGGTTTGGATAATTGCTTTTCTGTTTGTTGTTAGCTTTTTGGGGCTCTTCTCTGTTGTACCTCTTCGAAAGGTATGACGCATTCTTGAAATATTGagaatcaaaatttatatatgcaTCTACTATTGAAGAGCTGTAAATGATGTAATAAAACTTAATGTCATAAACCCCTTCATTGATCTTCATCAATTGAATGTTGCAGAAGTTGTTAAAAGGCGTGCTTATGCGAGAAACTTTCAAATGcctcattaaaataatatattttaaaattttattttttggttcaAATACTTTTAGGAACAAATTAGTAAAGGTGTCCATTATTACCATAAAAGTGTCTGAGTTTTGACTAAGATAGTCGAagcaaagaaaaaaagaagattatTTTGGGACACTTGTGTGAATTGTCAGACTCGTGTCCTACAAGTGTCAGACACAGAAAACGCCTAATCCTTGGAGCGTCTGTGTTCCATAGTCCATTAGTATTTCATTGTTtcctaataaaatattttttgccttttttcttttatcttggAAAATGCATTGCAAAACTGATTCTTAAGTTACCTCTTCAGCAATTATTATCAATAGTCTTGATTATATGTTGCCTTTGTTATTGGATGTAGATTATGGTTATTGACTTCAAATTGACATATCCAAGTGGTACTGCAACTGCTCATCTCATCAACAGCTTCCACACTCCTCAAGGAGCCAAATTAGCAAAGTAATAAGCACTTTAGCATATTTCATGTTACCATAAGTGGCTTCATGATATGTTAGACTTTCAAGTaacttactttttttatttccttttttactTTTGCAGGAAGCAAGTGAAAGTGTTGGGAAAATTCTTCAGTTTGAGTTTCTTATGGGGTTTCTTTCAATGGTTCTATACAGCTTCTGATGGATGTGGATTTCAAGCCTTCCCTTCACTAGGGCTCAAAGCATATGACAACAGGTATGTTGTCACATCTCATTCATTTTAAATCAAACTTATTACTTATTCATCTTGAGATGAAAATATGCATATAGAGCCGCCTGTATGGATTGGTTTATTTGAGCTCATctcaatgttgtcaaatagcggcgTTATAACGCAATAGCATAGAGGAATTCAAACAAATCACTATTGTTTTGTGATACTCTATTTATTACAAATTGTTGTCATATAGTTGTTATTGCCGCGCTATAGCACTATAGTATAGCGGAATTTGAACTAACCACTATTTTTTCCAATCCGCCATTGACAACACTGACTAATCTACTAGCATAAGCAATTGTGAGACTATTTGgagagcttatgaaaatagcttctatgaaaacaatttgactttattttgtcttttgttacaaaaatagtttatacataGGCACTCATATGATAAGTGTATGTGCTGTAAGCGCTTAATTAAGTTGGTTATCCAAATAGGAGGGTCTGTTTGAATTGGTTTATTTGAGCTTATCTCCTGACATAAGCACTTGCGAGACTATTTGAgagagcttatgaaaacagCATATAACAAGtccataaattgtttttaacttATTTCCATAACCTCTTCAGGATACCTTATGAAaacagtttgactttattttatcttttgttataaaaataatttatacataaaCACTTGTATGATAAGCGCTTAATTGAATTGTTTATCCAAGTAGCTCCTCCGTCTCACTCCAATTTGGTGTTTAATCTAATTCTTTTGTTTTCaggttttattttgatttttcaacACTCTATATTGGTGTGGGAATGATTTGTccatatatcataaatatatcAGTGCTCCTTGGAGGAATTCTTTCTTGGGGAGTAATGTGGCCTCTCATAGAAACCAGAGAGGGTCATTGGTACAAAGCAGGCCTTGGTGATGCCAGCCTTGAAGGCATCCAAGGTTATAGGGTATGTTTTCTAGAAAATGTTTCTGAGATATTTCAAAGTTGTAATACAGATACTAATTCGTTTAAACAGACTACTCTACTAAACCTTAAAATTCTGATTAATGGACCGAATACAACTATTACGGATAATTACAAATATACGTTATTTACAACATTTTGCATATTTTTTAAGGTTTACCAATTAACTTGATTCACCTTGTACCAATTTGTTTAGGTATTTATAGCCATAGCAATGATCCTTGGAGATGGTTTATACAACTTTCTTAAGGTGCTAAGTCATACCTTATGGGGTTTGTATAATCAAATCCGGAACAAACGAAGAGATAATGTTCTACCTGTTGGTGCCGATCAAGATTCTTCTTCTTCGAGTCCCGAGCTATCTTACGACGATCAGCGCCGGAAGCAACTCTTTCTTAAAGATCAGATTCCTACATGGTTTGCAGTTGGAGGATATGTAGCTATTGCTGCAATTTCTACAGCTACTTTGCCACACATTTTCCCTCAACTAAAATGGTATTACATACTTGTTATATACCTAATTGCTCCAACCTTAGCATTTTGCAATGCTTATGGTTGTGGACTAACAGATTGGTCCCTAGCATCAACCTATGGTAAACTCGCCATTTTCACAATAGGAGCATGGGCCGGTGCATCGCACGGTGGAGTTTTAGCTAGTCTAGCAGCCTGTGGAGTCATGATGAACATTGTTTCCACGGCTTCCGATCTTATGCAGGATTTCAAGACCGGTTACCTTACCCTGGCTTCGCCGCGCTCCATGTTCGTGAGCCAAATAATCGGAACAACAATGGGATGTGTGATTTCTCCTTGTGTCTTTTGGATCTTCTACAAAGCTTTTCCCGATTTAGGGACACGTAAAAGTCAATATCCGGCCCCATATGCAATCGTTTACCGCAACATGGCGATACTTGGAGTACAAGGCTTCGGTTCGTTACCAGATAATTGCCTTTTGCTTTGTTATATATTCTTTGGTGCTGCTATTGTGGTAAACTTGACTAAAGATTTGATTGGTAAGGTAGGAAGGTTCATACCACTTCCAATGGCTATGGCAATACCTTTCTATTTAGGACCTTACTTTGCTATTGACATGTGTGTTGGAAGTTTGATATTGTTTATTTGGGAAAAGATCAATAAGGCAAAGGCTGATGCTTTTGCACCTGCTGTTGCTTCTGGTTTGATATGTGGTGATGGAATATGGA
This region of Cicer arietinum cultivar CDC Frontier isolate Library 1 chromosome 8, Cicar.CDCFrontier_v2.0, whole genome shotgun sequence genomic DNA includes:
- the LOC101491223 gene encoding probable metal-nicotianamine transporter YSL7 gives rise to the protein MAQNENDDSVITENGFDEFGHKNDYDEQKKVEQNGSFVHKKEEEEAASVEKVFKHLLVPSWRNQLTIRAFVVSFFLSILFSFIVMKLNLTTGIIPSLNVSAGLLGFFFVKTWTKFLEKSDMLKQPFTRQENTVIQTCVVASSGIAFSGGFGSYLFGMSEHVAKQSSDTSDFKDPKLVWIIAFLFVVSFLGLFSVVPLRKIMVIDFKLTYPSGTATAHLINSFHTPQGAKLAKKQVKVLGKFFSLSFLWGFFQWFYTASDGCGFQAFPSLGLKAYDNRFYFDFSTLYIGVGMICPYIINISVLLGGILSWGVMWPLIETREGHWYKAGLGDASLEGIQGYRVFIAIAMILGDGLYNFLKVLSHTLWGLYNQIRNKRRDNVLPVGADQDSSSSSPELSYDDQRRKQLFLKDQIPTWFAVGGYVAIAAISTATLPHIFPQLKWYYILVIYLIAPTLAFCNAYGCGLTDWSLASTYGKLAIFTIGAWAGASHGGVLASLAACGVMMNIVSTASDLMQDFKTGYLTLASPRSMFVSQIIGTTMGCVISPCVFWIFYKAFPDLGTRKSQYPAPYAIVYRNMAILGVQGFGSLPDNCLLLCYIFFGAAIVVNLTKDLIGKVGRFIPLPMAMAIPFYLGPYFAIDMCVGSLILFIWEKINKAKADAFAPAVASGLICGDGIWTLPASILALFGVKPPICMKFLSRATNSRVDTFLGN